The following proteins are encoded in a genomic region of Corylus avellana chromosome ca4, CavTom2PMs-1.0:
- the LOC132179999 gene encoding stemmadenine O-acetyltransferase-like, giving the protein MKVDIEIISKEIITPSSPTPHHLRHYQLSFLDQIAPPVFMPLFLFFPKQAASNNPITNLEQSNRLKKSLSDALTRFYPLAGRVKDSVFIDCNDEGVYYVEAEAKSQLVEFLQDPIPAEIDKFLPFELDDVNEFPLVVQSTFFTCGGVAVGLGMSHKVGDGLSFFMFINSWAAIAGGNCHTDTVTPRFASATLFPPRSLKGFEPRTGIVKENIVAKRFLFDASSIAALRAKYDDTRRVRPTRVEALSAFIWCRFTAATQSKSNPAGKIYTVLHAVNLRTRMDPPLSANYFGNISRIAISIPSVDSDDDGCRGIVNQVRDSISKVNAEYVKKLQESDWLGHLNFIKERTAQIRKGDVVSFSFTSLCRFPIYDADFGWGKPVWVSAARLPFKNLVTFLDTKSGNGIEAWINLKEEDMAKFECDEELLAHVSPTLKPNVKSSAF; this is encoded by the coding sequence atgaaggtTGACATCGAAATTATCTCCAAAGAGATCATCACACCCTCTTCTCCAACCCCACACCATCTTCGCCATTACCAGCTCTCCTTTCTCGATCAAATAGCACCCCCTGTTTTCATGCCCTTGTTTCTCTTCTTCCCCAAACAAGCTGCTTCCAATAATCCGATCACCAACTTAGAGCAAAGCAACCGGCTCAAGAAATCCTTGTCCGATGCCTTAACCCGATTCTATCCACTAGCAGGACGGGTTAAGGATAGCGTTTTTATTGATTGCAATGACGAGGGCGTCTACTACGTGGAAGCCGAAGCCAAATCCCAACTTGTTGAATTTCTCCAAGATCCAATCCCTGCTGAGATCGACAAATTTCTCCCATTTGAACTCGACGATGTCAATGAATTCCCTCTTGTCGTCCAATCCACCTTCTTCACTTGCGGCGGGGTTGCCGTCGGTCTTGGCATGTCCCACAAGGTCGGCGATGGCTTGTCATTCTTCATGTTTATCAACAGCTGGGCTGCCATTGCTGGCGGCAATTGCCATACCGATACGGTGACCCCTCGATTCGCTTCCGCCACGCTTTTCCCGCCGAGGAGTTTGAAGGGGTTTGAACCGAGGACTGGGATTGTGAAGGAAAACATTGTGGCCAAGAGGTTTCTCTTCGACGCCTCCTCAATAGCGGCTCTTAGAGCCAAATATGATGACACAAGACGCGTACGCCCTACTCGCGTCGAGGCCTTATCGGCTTTCATATGGTGTCGTTTCACGGCTGCTACTCAATCAAAATCCAACCCAGCTGGCAAGATCTACACCGTTCTCCATGCTGTTAATCTACGCACCAGAATGGACCCGCCTCTTTCGGCAAACTATTTCGGAAATATAAGCCGAATCGCAATCTCAATACCGTCCGTGGATTCCGACGATGATGGGTGTCGTGGCATCGTCAACCAAGTAAGGGATTCGATAAGCAAAGTGAACGCGGAATACGTGAAGAAGCTTCAAGAGAGTGATTGGCTTGGGCACTTGAATTTCATTAAAGAGCGCACCGCACAAATCAGGAAAGGAGATGTGGTGTCGTTTAGCTTCACCAGCTTGTGCAGATTTCCCATATATGATGCTGATTTTGGGTGGGGGAAGCCGGTGTGGGTTAGCGCGGCAAGATTGCCGTTCAAGAATTTAGTTACTTTCCTTGACACCAAGTCCGGGAACGGAATAGAAGCGTGGATTAACCTGAAAGAAGAAGACATGGCTAAATTTGAATGCGATGAGGAGCTCCTCGCGCATGTTTCACCGACCCTGAAGCCCAACGTGAAAAGTTCTGCGTTTTAG
- the LOC132176950 gene encoding BAHD acyltransferase At5g47980-like encodes MEIKVEIIKRETIKPSTPTSHHLRCFDLCLIDQLQPEYYTSLVLFYSNSSTDSPLPHAERSQRLKASLSETLTLFYPLAGKIKDDVSIDCNDDGADFFEARVYCRLSDILEQPEQKMVRRFLPTEIQSLQRTGNLVVVQATLFECGGMALGVGISHRLADASTTSMFIHGWACAALGSGEAVPPEFGAASRLPPRREFTPKSPATHLVVEKSATRRYVFDASKIAALRAKGASASVEKPTRVEAVSALIWRCATSVSKLKYGSPRPSKLIQMINIRKRLLPPSPENCFGNLVWCFEAQTGGGCRDIELHSLVGKLRKGIQGFTENYAAKFQGDEAFSVVFKSYKEIDSLFTTEIMRFFCCSSWCKFPVYETDFGWGKPRWVTIANMESKNVMVLMDTRDGSGIEAWVCLSEEDMGLFECDNELLQFASLNPSVN; translated from the coding sequence ATGGAGATTAAAGTTGAGATAATCAAGAGAGAGACAATAAAACCTTCGACTCCAACATCCCATCACCTCAGATGCTTCGACCTCTGCCTTATAGATCAGCTGCAGCCGGAGTATTACACGTCGTTGGTTCTGTTCTACTCTAACAGCAGCACCGACTCTCCTCTTCCCCATGCAGAAAGATCCCAAAGGCTAAAGGCATCTTTGTCTGAAACTCTGACTCTTTTCTACCCGCTAGCTGGAAAAATCAAAGATGATGTCTCAATCGACTGTAACGACGACGGAGCTGATTTTTTTGAAGCTCGAGTGTATTGCCGTCTCTCTGACATTCTCGAACAACCTGAACAGAAAATGGTTCGCCGGTTTCTTCCTACAGAAATCCAATCCCTGCAACGCACGGGAAATCTGGTGGTAGTTCAAGCAACCCTGTTTGAATGTGGAGGAATGGCTCTTGGGGTGGGCATTTCCCATAGGTTAGCCGATGCATCCACGACAAGCATGTTCATCCACGGCTGGGCTTGCGCAGCTCTTGGCTCCGGCGAGGCGGTGCCACCAGAATTCGGTGCAGCATCTCGCTTACCGCCGAGAAGAGAGTTCACCCCCAAGTCGCCGGCCACCCACTTGGTGGTTGAGAAGAGCGCCACAAGGAGGTACGTGTTTGATGCATCAAAGATTGCTGCTCTCAGGGCCAAAGGCGCCAGCGCCAGCGTTGAGAAACCCACGCGCGTGGAAGCCGTGTCAGCGCTCATTTGGAGATGTGCAACGAGcgtgtcaaaattaaaatatgggTCTCCAAGGCCATCCAAACTGATCCAAATGATCAACATCCGCAAAAGGCTCCTGCCGCCCTCGCCCGAAAATTGTTTTGGGAATCTTGTGTGGTGTTTTGAGGCGCAAACAGGCGGCGGCTGCCGTGACATAGAGTTGCACAGCTTGGTTGGTAAGCTAAGGAAAGGGATACAAGGTTTTACTGAAAATTATGCAGCAAAGTTTCAAGGGGATGAGGCATTTTCAGTGGTTTTCAAGTCTTATAAAGAGATTGATAGTCTTTTCACGACGGAGATTATGCGCTTCTTTTGTTGTTCGAGTTGGTGCAAATTTCCAGTGTATGAAACTGATTTTGGGTGGGGGAAGCCGAGATGGGTGACCATAGCGAATATGGAGAGCAAGAATGTTATGGTGCTGATGGATACGAGAGATGGCAGCGGAATTGAAGCTTGGGTGTGTCTTAGTGAAGAGGACATGGGGTTGTTTGAATGTGACAACGAGCTGCTTCAATTTGCATCCTTGAATCCAAGTGTTAATTAG
- the LOC132176958 gene encoding stemmadenine O-acetyltransferase-like, producing the protein MATLSVEVISKEIVKPSSPTPNDLHHYQLSFNDQMSPPVYNPLSLFYASDGDTKFNVDDISDRLKKSLSEVLTLYYPLAGRIKDNSSIDCNDKGIPFLQARVDCQLSDVVQNPVPGELNKLVPFELDTHTDIAFGVQLNVFECGGIAVGACISHKVADALSYFVFVRCWAAIACGDKDVVSPQFVAATLFPPKNISGGGFVPGVGITKDNIITNRYVFDASKIEALKEKYADQEGIEKQKPPSRVEALSAFIWNRFVAATKDESGPEKLYSVHHAVNLRPRFEPPQPESSFGNLFSVAITVPKLNSTGEEDDHHGLMRQVREQIKKIDADYVKKLQQQGNQFLDFMRDHAAKFIKGEVVTFSFTSLCRFPLYEADFGWGKPTWFGSPALTFKNLVFFVDTPSGDGIEAYVSLKKEDMAKFQSDEEFHTFVSQT; encoded by the coding sequence ATGGCAACATTGAGCGTTGAAGTGATCTCCAAAGAGATCGTTAAGCCATCTTCTCCAACCCCCAACGACCTTCACCATTACCAACTCTCCTTCAATGATCAAATGTCTCCCCCTGTCTACAACCCATTGTCCCTCTTCTATGCCTCCGACGGCGACACCAAATTCAACGTCGATGACATATCCGACCGCCTTAAGAAATCCCTTTCCGAGGTCTTAACCCTTTACTACCCTCTGGCTGGACGCATCAAAGACAACTCTTCCATCGACTGCAACGACAAGGGCATCCCTTTCTTGCAGGCTCGAGTCGACTGCCAACTTTCCGATGTCGTCCAGAATCCCGTTCCCGGCGAACTCAACAAGCTGGTCCCGTTTGAACTGGATACTCACACTGATATCGCCTTCGGCGTCCAACTCAACGTGTTTGAATGCGGCGGAATTGCCGTCGGAGCATGCATCTCTCACAAGGTTGCAGACGCGTTGTCGTATTTCGTGTTCGTCAGATGCTGGGCAGCCATTGCATGCGGAGACAAGGATGTAGTGTCTCCGCAATTTGTAGCGGCCACGCTGTTCCCGCCAAAGAATATATCCGGCGGAGGGTTTGTTCCCGGCGTTGGAATCACAAAGGATAATATCATAACAAACAGGTATGTATTTGATGCGTCGAAGATAGAAGCTCTGAAAGAAAAATACGCTGACCAAGAAGGCATAGAGAAGCAGAAACCGCCCTCGCGCGTTGAGGCCTTATCAGCATTCATATGGAACCGCTTTGTGGCCGCCACGAAGGATGAATCAGGACCGGAGAAGCTCTACAGTGTGCATCATGCAGTGAACCTACGGCCAAGATTTGAGCCGCCACAACCAGAATCTTCTTTCGGTAATCTTTTTTCCGTTGCCATAACAGTTCCGAAATTGAACAGTACTGGGGAAGAGGATGATCATCATGGCCTGATGCGTCAGGTAAGAgagcaaataaagaaaattgacGCAGATTACGTGAAGAAACTCCAACAACAGGGCAACCAATTCTTGGATTTCATGAGGGACCATGCTGCAAAATTCATCAAGGGCGAGGTGGTTACATTCAGTTTCACTAGTTTGTGCAGGTTTCCTCTGTATGAAGCTGATTTTGGATGGGGCAAGCCTACATGGTTTGGATCGCCTGCCCTGACTTTCAAGAACTTGGTTTTTTTCGTGGATACACCCTCGGGTGATGGAATAGAAGCTTATGTTAGCCTGAAGAAGGAAGACATGGCCAAATTCCAGAGTGACGAGGAGTTCCACACATTTGTTTCTCAAACCTAA